A genomic stretch from Neomonachus schauinslandi chromosome 14, ASM220157v2, whole genome shotgun sequence includes:
- the ZDHHC8 gene encoding palmitoyltransferase ZDHHC8 isoform X1 has protein sequence MPRSPGTRLKPAKYIPVATAAALLVGSSTLFFVFTCPWLTRAVSPAVPVYNGIIFLFVLANFSMATFMDPGVFPRADEDEDKEDDFRAPLYKNVDVRGIQVRMKWCATCHFYRPPRCSHCSVCDNCVEDFDHHCPWVNNCIGRRNYRYFFLFLLSLSAHMVGVVAFGLVYVLNHAEGLGAAHTAITMAVMCVAGLFFIPVIGLTGFHVVLVTRGRTTNEQVTGKFRGGVNPFTRGCYGNVEHVLCSPLAPRYVAEPPRLPLAARLKPPFLRPELLERAAPLKVKLSDNGLKAGLGRSKSKGSLDRLDEKPLDLGPPLPPKAEAGTFGGDLQTPRPSSAESALSAQRTSPPTPAMYKFRPAFPSGPKAPFCGPGEQVPGPDSLTLGEDSIHSLDFASEPSLDLPDYTPGGLHAAYPPSPPLSAADTFSGALRSLSLKAASRRGGDHVALQPLRSEGGPPTPHRSIFAPHALPNRNGSLSYDSLLNPGSPGGHTCPAHATAGVASYRSPYLHPGAVGDPPRPPPRSFSPVLGPRPREPSPVRYDNLSRTIMASIQERKDREERERLLRSQADSLFGDSGVYDAPSSYSLQQASVLSEGPRGPALRYGSRDDLVAGPGFGGARNPALQTSLSSLASAVSRAPRTSSSSLQADLANNNAPGPRPGSGSHRSPVRQGPPSPPSTPRSPSYAGPKAVAFIHTDLPESPPSLAVQRGRIGTCSRGWGRRGQPRVPPGLHLCHLGLPEDRPPLRAPWSPAAGVPPRGAMCRLHSAASSLFPSLSGPERDTNT, from the exons ATGCCCCGCAGCCCCGGGACGCGCCTCAAACCCGCCAAGTATATCCCGGTGGCCACGGCCGCCGCGCTGCTGGTCGGCTCCAGCACCCTGTTCTTCGTGTTCAC GTGCCCATGGTTGACTCGAGCTGTGTCCCCAGCTGTTCCTGTCTACAATGGCATCATCTTCCTCTTTGTCCTGGCCAACTTCAGCATGGCCACCTTCATGGACCCTGGCGTCTTCCCCCGAG CGGATGAGGACGAGGATAAGGAGGACGACTTCCGGGCCCCGCTGTACAAGAACGTGGATGTGCGGGGCATCCAGGTCCGTATGAAGTGGTGTGCAACCTGCCACTTCTACCGCCCACCTCGCTGCTCCCACTGCAGCGTCTGCGACAACTGCGTAGAG GACTTTGACCACCACTGCCCCTGGGTCAACAACTGCATTGGGCGCCGCAATTACCGATACTTCTTCCTGTTCCTGCTGTCACTCAGCGCACACATGGTGGGCGTCGTCGCCTTTGGCCTGGTCTACGTGCTGAACCACGCTGAGGGGCTGGGAGCTGCCCACACCGCCATCAC TATGGCCGTCATGTGTGTGGCTGGCCTCTTCTTCATCCCTGTCATCGGCCTCACTGGCTTCCACGTGGTGCTGGTCACTCGGGGGCGTACCACCAATGAGCAG GTGACGGGGAAGTTCCGTGGGGGCGTGAACCCCTTCACCCGAGGCTGCTATGGGAATGTGGAGCACGTGCTGTGCAGCCCTCTGGCACCCCG GTACGTGGCGGAGCCCCCCCGGCTGCCGCTGGCCGCTCGCCTGAAGCCGCCCTTCCTTCGGCCCGAGCTCCTGGAGCGAGCTGCCCCGCTAAAGGTCAAGCTTAGTGACAACGGGCTGAAGGCTGGCCTGGGCCGCAGCAAG TCCAAGGGCAGTCTGGACCGGCTGGATGAGAAGCCGCTGGATCTGGGGCCGCCACTGCCCCCCAAGGCGGAGGCCGGCACGTTTGGAGGTGACCTGCAGACCCCACGCCCGAGCAGTGCTG AGAGCGCCCTGTCGGCGCAGAGGACCAGCCCCCCGACACCTGCCATGTACAAGTTCCGGCCTGCCTTTCCCTCGGGTCCCAAGGCGCCCTTCTGCGGGCCTGGTGAGCAG GTCCCTGGCCCTGACTCCCTGACACTGGGGGAAGACAGCATCCACAGCCTGGACTTTGCGTCGGAGCCCAGCCTGGACCTCCCTGACTACACGCCCGGAGGCTTGCACGCAGCCTACCCGCCGTCCCCGCCACTCAGTGCTGCTGACACCTTTTCGGGTGCCTTGCGCTCCCTGAGCCTCAAGGCAGCAAGCCGGAGGGGTGGGGACCACGTGGCCCTGCAGCCTCTGCGCTCTGAGGGCgggccccccacaccccaccgcAGCATCTTCGCCCCCCACGCGCTGCCCAACCGCAATGGCAGCCTGTCCTATGACAGTCTGCTTAACCCCGGCTCTCCCGGCGGCCACACGTGCCCAGCCCACGCCACAGCCGGTGTGGCCAGCTACCGCTCGCCCTACCTGCACCCGGGGGCGGTGGGTGACCCGCCACGGCCCCCGCCCCGTAGCTTCAGCCCGGTGCTGGGCCCCCGGCCACGGGAGCCCTCACCTGTGCGCTACGACAACCTGTCCAGGACCATCATGGCCTCCATCCAGGAGCGCAAGGACAGAGAGGAGCGGGAGCGGCTGCTGCGCTCTCAGGCCGACTCGCTCTTCGGCGACTCGGGCGTCTATGACGCGCCCAGCTCCTACAGCCTGCAGCAGGCCAGCGTGCTGTCCGAGGGCCCCCGTGGCCCTGCCCTGCGCTACGGCTCCAGAGACGACCTTGTGGCGGGGCCCGGCTTCGGCGGCGCCCGCAACCCCGCACTGCAGACTTCGCTGTCCTCGCTGGCCAGCGCCGTGAGCCGGGCGCCGcggacctcctcctcctccctgcaggcCGACCTGGCCAACAACAACGCCCCTGGGCCTCGGCCCGGCAGCGGCTCGCACAGGTCCCCGGTGCGCCAgggtcccccctccccacccagcacgCCCCGCTCACCCTCCTATGCAGGCCCCAAAGCTGTCGCCTTCATCCACACGGACCTCCCGGAGTCGCCACCCTCGCTGGCCGTGCAGAG GGGGCGGATCGGCACCTGCAGCCGCGGATGGGGCCGGCGTGGCCAGCCCAGGGTGCCCCCCGGCCTGCACCTATGCCACCTTGGCCTCCCCGAGGACCGCCCACCGCTGCGGGCCCCCTGGAGCCCAGCCGCCGGGGTACCCCCCCGAGGGGCTATGTGCCGCCTGCACTCAGCTGCCTCCAGCCTTTTCCCCAGTCTCTCGGGGCCTGAGCGGGACACCAA cacaTGA
- the ZDHHC8 gene encoding palmitoyltransferase ZDHHC8 isoform X2 — protein sequence MPRSPGTRLKPAKYIPVATAAALLVGSSTLFFVFTCPWLTRAVSPAVPVYNGIIFLFVLANFSMATFMDPGVFPRADEDEDKEDDFRAPLYKNVDVRGIQVRMKWCATCHFYRPPRCSHCSVCDNCVEDFDHHCPWVNNCIGRRNYRYFFLFLLSLSAHMVGVVAFGLVYVLNHAEGLGAAHTAITMAVMCVAGLFFIPVIGLTGFHVVLVTRGRTTNEQVTGKFRGGVNPFTRGCYGNVEHVLCSPLAPRYVAEPPRLPLAARLKPPFLRPELLERAAPLKVKLSDNGLKAGLGRSKSKGSLDRLDEKPLDLGPPLPPKAEAGTFGESALSAQRTSPPTPAMYKFRPAFPSGPKAPFCGPGEQVPGPDSLTLGEDSIHSLDFASEPSLDLPDYTPGGLHAAYPPSPPLSAADTFSGALRSLSLKAASRRGGDHVALQPLRSEGGPPTPHRSIFAPHALPNRNGSLSYDSLLNPGSPGGHTCPAHATAGVASYRSPYLHPGAVGDPPRPPPRSFSPVLGPRPREPSPVRYDNLSRTIMASIQERKDREERERLLRSQADSLFGDSGVYDAPSSYSLQQASVLSEGPRGPALRYGSRDDLVAGPGFGGARNPALQTSLSSLASAVSRAPRTSSSSLQADLANNNAPGPRPGSGSHRSPVRQGPPSPPSTPRSPSYAGPKAVAFIHTDLPESPPSLAVQRGRIGTCSRGWGRRGQPRVPPGLHLCHLGLPEDRPPLRAPWSPAAGVPPRGAMCRLHSAASSLFPSLSGPERDTNT from the exons ATGCCCCGCAGCCCCGGGACGCGCCTCAAACCCGCCAAGTATATCCCGGTGGCCACGGCCGCCGCGCTGCTGGTCGGCTCCAGCACCCTGTTCTTCGTGTTCAC GTGCCCATGGTTGACTCGAGCTGTGTCCCCAGCTGTTCCTGTCTACAATGGCATCATCTTCCTCTTTGTCCTGGCCAACTTCAGCATGGCCACCTTCATGGACCCTGGCGTCTTCCCCCGAG CGGATGAGGACGAGGATAAGGAGGACGACTTCCGGGCCCCGCTGTACAAGAACGTGGATGTGCGGGGCATCCAGGTCCGTATGAAGTGGTGTGCAACCTGCCACTTCTACCGCCCACCTCGCTGCTCCCACTGCAGCGTCTGCGACAACTGCGTAGAG GACTTTGACCACCACTGCCCCTGGGTCAACAACTGCATTGGGCGCCGCAATTACCGATACTTCTTCCTGTTCCTGCTGTCACTCAGCGCACACATGGTGGGCGTCGTCGCCTTTGGCCTGGTCTACGTGCTGAACCACGCTGAGGGGCTGGGAGCTGCCCACACCGCCATCAC TATGGCCGTCATGTGTGTGGCTGGCCTCTTCTTCATCCCTGTCATCGGCCTCACTGGCTTCCACGTGGTGCTGGTCACTCGGGGGCGTACCACCAATGAGCAG GTGACGGGGAAGTTCCGTGGGGGCGTGAACCCCTTCACCCGAGGCTGCTATGGGAATGTGGAGCACGTGCTGTGCAGCCCTCTGGCACCCCG GTACGTGGCGGAGCCCCCCCGGCTGCCGCTGGCCGCTCGCCTGAAGCCGCCCTTCCTTCGGCCCGAGCTCCTGGAGCGAGCTGCCCCGCTAAAGGTCAAGCTTAGTGACAACGGGCTGAAGGCTGGCCTGGGCCGCAGCAAG TCCAAGGGCAGTCTGGACCGGCTGGATGAGAAGCCGCTGGATCTGGGGCCGCCACTGCCCCCCAAGGCGGAGGCCGGCACGTTTGGAG AGAGCGCCCTGTCGGCGCAGAGGACCAGCCCCCCGACACCTGCCATGTACAAGTTCCGGCCTGCCTTTCCCTCGGGTCCCAAGGCGCCCTTCTGCGGGCCTGGTGAGCAG GTCCCTGGCCCTGACTCCCTGACACTGGGGGAAGACAGCATCCACAGCCTGGACTTTGCGTCGGAGCCCAGCCTGGACCTCCCTGACTACACGCCCGGAGGCTTGCACGCAGCCTACCCGCCGTCCCCGCCACTCAGTGCTGCTGACACCTTTTCGGGTGCCTTGCGCTCCCTGAGCCTCAAGGCAGCAAGCCGGAGGGGTGGGGACCACGTGGCCCTGCAGCCTCTGCGCTCTGAGGGCgggccccccacaccccaccgcAGCATCTTCGCCCCCCACGCGCTGCCCAACCGCAATGGCAGCCTGTCCTATGACAGTCTGCTTAACCCCGGCTCTCCCGGCGGCCACACGTGCCCAGCCCACGCCACAGCCGGTGTGGCCAGCTACCGCTCGCCCTACCTGCACCCGGGGGCGGTGGGTGACCCGCCACGGCCCCCGCCCCGTAGCTTCAGCCCGGTGCTGGGCCCCCGGCCACGGGAGCCCTCACCTGTGCGCTACGACAACCTGTCCAGGACCATCATGGCCTCCATCCAGGAGCGCAAGGACAGAGAGGAGCGGGAGCGGCTGCTGCGCTCTCAGGCCGACTCGCTCTTCGGCGACTCGGGCGTCTATGACGCGCCCAGCTCCTACAGCCTGCAGCAGGCCAGCGTGCTGTCCGAGGGCCCCCGTGGCCCTGCCCTGCGCTACGGCTCCAGAGACGACCTTGTGGCGGGGCCCGGCTTCGGCGGCGCCCGCAACCCCGCACTGCAGACTTCGCTGTCCTCGCTGGCCAGCGCCGTGAGCCGGGCGCCGcggacctcctcctcctccctgcaggcCGACCTGGCCAACAACAACGCCCCTGGGCCTCGGCCCGGCAGCGGCTCGCACAGGTCCCCGGTGCGCCAgggtcccccctccccacccagcacgCCCCGCTCACCCTCCTATGCAGGCCCCAAAGCTGTCGCCTTCATCCACACGGACCTCCCGGAGTCGCCACCCTCGCTGGCCGTGCAGAG GGGGCGGATCGGCACCTGCAGCCGCGGATGGGGCCGGCGTGGCCAGCCCAGGGTGCCCCCCGGCCTGCACCTATGCCACCTTGGCCTCCCCGAGGACCGCCCACCGCTGCGGGCCCCCTGGAGCCCAGCCGCCGGGGTACCCCCCCGAGGGGCTATGTGCCGCCTGCACTCAGCTGCCTCCAGCCTTTTCCCCAGTCTCTCGGGGCCTGAGCGGGACACCAA cacaTGA
- the ZDHHC8 gene encoding palmitoyltransferase ZDHHC8 isoform X4, giving the protein MPRSPGTRLKPAKYIPVATAAALLVGSSTLFFVFTCPWLTRAVSPAVPVYNGIIFLFVLANFSMATFMDPGVFPRADEDEDKEDDFRAPLYKNVDVRGIQVRMKWCATCHFYRPPRCSHCSVCDNCVEDFDHHCPWVNNCIGRRNYRYFFLFLLSLSAHMVGVVAFGLVYVLNHAEGLGAAHTAITMAVMCVAGLFFIPVIGLTGFHVVLVTRGRTTNEQVTGKFRGGVNPFTRGCYGNVEHVLCSPLAPRYVAEPPRLPLAARLKPPFLRPELLERAAPLKVKLSDNGLKAGLGRSKRAPCRRRGPAPRHLPCTSSGLPFPRVPRRPSAGLVPGPDSLTLGEDSIHSLDFASEPSLDLPDYTPGGLHAAYPPSPPLSAADTFSGALRSLSLKAASRRGGDHVALQPLRSEGGPPTPHRSIFAPHALPNRNGSLSYDSLLNPGSPGGHTCPAHATAGVASYRSPYLHPGAVGDPPRPPPRSFSPVLGPRPREPSPVRYDNLSRTIMASIQERKDREERERLLRSQADSLFGDSGVYDAPSSYSLQQASVLSEGPRGPALRYGSRDDLVAGPGFGGARNPALQTSLSSLASAVSRAPRTSSSSLQADLANNNAPGPRPGSGSHRSPVRQGPPSPPSTPRSPSYAGPKAVAFIHTDLPESPPSLAVQRGRIGTCSRGWGRRGQPRVPPGLHLCHLGLPEDRPPLRAPWSPAAGVPPRGAMCRLHSAASSLFPSLSGPERDTNT; this is encoded by the exons ATGCCCCGCAGCCCCGGGACGCGCCTCAAACCCGCCAAGTATATCCCGGTGGCCACGGCCGCCGCGCTGCTGGTCGGCTCCAGCACCCTGTTCTTCGTGTTCAC GTGCCCATGGTTGACTCGAGCTGTGTCCCCAGCTGTTCCTGTCTACAATGGCATCATCTTCCTCTTTGTCCTGGCCAACTTCAGCATGGCCACCTTCATGGACCCTGGCGTCTTCCCCCGAG CGGATGAGGACGAGGATAAGGAGGACGACTTCCGGGCCCCGCTGTACAAGAACGTGGATGTGCGGGGCATCCAGGTCCGTATGAAGTGGTGTGCAACCTGCCACTTCTACCGCCCACCTCGCTGCTCCCACTGCAGCGTCTGCGACAACTGCGTAGAG GACTTTGACCACCACTGCCCCTGGGTCAACAACTGCATTGGGCGCCGCAATTACCGATACTTCTTCCTGTTCCTGCTGTCACTCAGCGCACACATGGTGGGCGTCGTCGCCTTTGGCCTGGTCTACGTGCTGAACCACGCTGAGGGGCTGGGAGCTGCCCACACCGCCATCAC TATGGCCGTCATGTGTGTGGCTGGCCTCTTCTTCATCCCTGTCATCGGCCTCACTGGCTTCCACGTGGTGCTGGTCACTCGGGGGCGTACCACCAATGAGCAG GTGACGGGGAAGTTCCGTGGGGGCGTGAACCCCTTCACCCGAGGCTGCTATGGGAATGTGGAGCACGTGCTGTGCAGCCCTCTGGCACCCCG GTACGTGGCGGAGCCCCCCCGGCTGCCGCTGGCCGCTCGCCTGAAGCCGCCCTTCCTTCGGCCCGAGCTCCTGGAGCGAGCTGCCCCGCTAAAGGTCAAGCTTAGTGACAACGGGCTGAAGGCTGGCCTGGGCCGCAGCAAG AGAGCGCCCTGTCGGCGCAGAGGACCAGCCCCCCGACACCTGCCATGTACAAGTTCCGGCCTGCCTTTCCCTCGGGTCCCAAGGCGCCCTTCTGCGGGCCTG GTCCCTGGCCCTGACTCCCTGACACTGGGGGAAGACAGCATCCACAGCCTGGACTTTGCGTCGGAGCCCAGCCTGGACCTCCCTGACTACACGCCCGGAGGCTTGCACGCAGCCTACCCGCCGTCCCCGCCACTCAGTGCTGCTGACACCTTTTCGGGTGCCTTGCGCTCCCTGAGCCTCAAGGCAGCAAGCCGGAGGGGTGGGGACCACGTGGCCCTGCAGCCTCTGCGCTCTGAGGGCgggccccccacaccccaccgcAGCATCTTCGCCCCCCACGCGCTGCCCAACCGCAATGGCAGCCTGTCCTATGACAGTCTGCTTAACCCCGGCTCTCCCGGCGGCCACACGTGCCCAGCCCACGCCACAGCCGGTGTGGCCAGCTACCGCTCGCCCTACCTGCACCCGGGGGCGGTGGGTGACCCGCCACGGCCCCCGCCCCGTAGCTTCAGCCCGGTGCTGGGCCCCCGGCCACGGGAGCCCTCACCTGTGCGCTACGACAACCTGTCCAGGACCATCATGGCCTCCATCCAGGAGCGCAAGGACAGAGAGGAGCGGGAGCGGCTGCTGCGCTCTCAGGCCGACTCGCTCTTCGGCGACTCGGGCGTCTATGACGCGCCCAGCTCCTACAGCCTGCAGCAGGCCAGCGTGCTGTCCGAGGGCCCCCGTGGCCCTGCCCTGCGCTACGGCTCCAGAGACGACCTTGTGGCGGGGCCCGGCTTCGGCGGCGCCCGCAACCCCGCACTGCAGACTTCGCTGTCCTCGCTGGCCAGCGCCGTGAGCCGGGCGCCGcggacctcctcctcctccctgcaggcCGACCTGGCCAACAACAACGCCCCTGGGCCTCGGCCCGGCAGCGGCTCGCACAGGTCCCCGGTGCGCCAgggtcccccctccccacccagcacgCCCCGCTCACCCTCCTATGCAGGCCCCAAAGCTGTCGCCTTCATCCACACGGACCTCCCGGAGTCGCCACCCTCGCTGGCCGTGCAGAG GGGGCGGATCGGCACCTGCAGCCGCGGATGGGGCCGGCGTGGCCAGCCCAGGGTGCCCCCCGGCCTGCACCTATGCCACCTTGGCCTCCCCGAGGACCGCCCACCGCTGCGGGCCCCCTGGAGCCCAGCCGCCGGGGTACCCCCCCGAGGGGCTATGTGCCGCCTGCACTCAGCTGCCTCCAGCCTTTTCCCCAGTCTCTCGGGGCCTGAGCGGGACACCAA cacaTGA
- the ZDHHC8 gene encoding palmitoyltransferase ZDHHC8 isoform X3 produces the protein MPRSPGTRLKPAKYIPVATAAALLVGSSTLFFVFTCPWLTRAVSPAVPVYNGIIFLFVLANFSMATFMDPGVFPRADEDEDKEDDFRAPLYKNVDVRGIQVRMKWCATCHFYRPPRCSHCSVCDNCVEDFDHHCPWVNNCIGRRNYRYFFLFLLSLSAHMVGVVAFGLVYVLNHAEGLGAAHTAITMAVMCVAGLFFIPVIGLTGFHVVLVTRGRTTNEQVTGKFRGGVNPFTRGCYGNVEHVLCSPLAPRYVAEPPRLPLAARLKPPFLRPELLERAAPLKVKLSDNGLKAGLGRSKSKGSLDRLDEKPLDLGPPLPPKAEAGTFGGDLQTPRPSSAESALSAQRTSPPTPAMYKFRPAFPSGPKAPFCGPGEQVPGPDSLTLGEDSIHSLDFASEPSLDLPDYTPGGLHAAYPPSPPLSAADTFSGALRSLSLKAASRRGGDHVALQPLRSEGGPPTPHRSIFAPHALPNRNGSLSYDSLLNPGSPGGHTCPAHATAGVASYRSPYLHPGAVGDPPRPPPRSFSPVLGPRPREPSPVRYDNLSRTIMASIQERKDREERERLLRSQADSLFGDSGVYDAPSSYSLQQASVLSEGPRGPALRYGSRDDLVAGPGFGGARNPALQTSLSSLASAVSRAPRTSSSSLQADLANNNAPGPRPGSGSHRSPVRQGPPSPPSTPRSPSYAGPKAVAFIHTDLPESPPSLAVQRDHPQLKTPPSKLNGQSPGLARLGPAAGPPGPSASPARHTLVKKVSGVGGTTYEISV, from the exons ATGCCCCGCAGCCCCGGGACGCGCCTCAAACCCGCCAAGTATATCCCGGTGGCCACGGCCGCCGCGCTGCTGGTCGGCTCCAGCACCCTGTTCTTCGTGTTCAC GTGCCCATGGTTGACTCGAGCTGTGTCCCCAGCTGTTCCTGTCTACAATGGCATCATCTTCCTCTTTGTCCTGGCCAACTTCAGCATGGCCACCTTCATGGACCCTGGCGTCTTCCCCCGAG CGGATGAGGACGAGGATAAGGAGGACGACTTCCGGGCCCCGCTGTACAAGAACGTGGATGTGCGGGGCATCCAGGTCCGTATGAAGTGGTGTGCAACCTGCCACTTCTACCGCCCACCTCGCTGCTCCCACTGCAGCGTCTGCGACAACTGCGTAGAG GACTTTGACCACCACTGCCCCTGGGTCAACAACTGCATTGGGCGCCGCAATTACCGATACTTCTTCCTGTTCCTGCTGTCACTCAGCGCACACATGGTGGGCGTCGTCGCCTTTGGCCTGGTCTACGTGCTGAACCACGCTGAGGGGCTGGGAGCTGCCCACACCGCCATCAC TATGGCCGTCATGTGTGTGGCTGGCCTCTTCTTCATCCCTGTCATCGGCCTCACTGGCTTCCACGTGGTGCTGGTCACTCGGGGGCGTACCACCAATGAGCAG GTGACGGGGAAGTTCCGTGGGGGCGTGAACCCCTTCACCCGAGGCTGCTATGGGAATGTGGAGCACGTGCTGTGCAGCCCTCTGGCACCCCG GTACGTGGCGGAGCCCCCCCGGCTGCCGCTGGCCGCTCGCCTGAAGCCGCCCTTCCTTCGGCCCGAGCTCCTGGAGCGAGCTGCCCCGCTAAAGGTCAAGCTTAGTGACAACGGGCTGAAGGCTGGCCTGGGCCGCAGCAAG TCCAAGGGCAGTCTGGACCGGCTGGATGAGAAGCCGCTGGATCTGGGGCCGCCACTGCCCCCCAAGGCGGAGGCCGGCACGTTTGGAGGTGACCTGCAGACCCCACGCCCGAGCAGTGCTG AGAGCGCCCTGTCGGCGCAGAGGACCAGCCCCCCGACACCTGCCATGTACAAGTTCCGGCCTGCCTTTCCCTCGGGTCCCAAGGCGCCCTTCTGCGGGCCTGGTGAGCAG GTCCCTGGCCCTGACTCCCTGACACTGGGGGAAGACAGCATCCACAGCCTGGACTTTGCGTCGGAGCCCAGCCTGGACCTCCCTGACTACACGCCCGGAGGCTTGCACGCAGCCTACCCGCCGTCCCCGCCACTCAGTGCTGCTGACACCTTTTCGGGTGCCTTGCGCTCCCTGAGCCTCAAGGCAGCAAGCCGGAGGGGTGGGGACCACGTGGCCCTGCAGCCTCTGCGCTCTGAGGGCgggccccccacaccccaccgcAGCATCTTCGCCCCCCACGCGCTGCCCAACCGCAATGGCAGCCTGTCCTATGACAGTCTGCTTAACCCCGGCTCTCCCGGCGGCCACACGTGCCCAGCCCACGCCACAGCCGGTGTGGCCAGCTACCGCTCGCCCTACCTGCACCCGGGGGCGGTGGGTGACCCGCCACGGCCCCCGCCCCGTAGCTTCAGCCCGGTGCTGGGCCCCCGGCCACGGGAGCCCTCACCTGTGCGCTACGACAACCTGTCCAGGACCATCATGGCCTCCATCCAGGAGCGCAAGGACAGAGAGGAGCGGGAGCGGCTGCTGCGCTCTCAGGCCGACTCGCTCTTCGGCGACTCGGGCGTCTATGACGCGCCCAGCTCCTACAGCCTGCAGCAGGCCAGCGTGCTGTCCGAGGGCCCCCGTGGCCCTGCCCTGCGCTACGGCTCCAGAGACGACCTTGTGGCGGGGCCCGGCTTCGGCGGCGCCCGCAACCCCGCACTGCAGACTTCGCTGTCCTCGCTGGCCAGCGCCGTGAGCCGGGCGCCGcggacctcctcctcctccctgcaggcCGACCTGGCCAACAACAACGCCCCTGGGCCTCGGCCCGGCAGCGGCTCGCACAGGTCCCCGGTGCGCCAgggtcccccctccccacccagcacgCCCCGCTCACCCTCCTATGCAGGCCCCAAAGCTGTCGCCTTCATCCACACGGACCTCCCGGAGTCGCCACCCTCGCTGGCCGTGCAGAG GGACCACCCTCAGCTGAAGACCCCCCCAAGTAAGCTTAACGGGCAGTCCCCGGGCCTGGCCCGCCTGGGGCCTGCCGCTGGCCCCCCAGGGCCCTCCGCCAGCCCTGCCCGGCACACGCTCGTTAAGAAGGTGTCCGGCGTGGGTGGGACCACGTACGAGATCTCAGTGTGA
- the CCDC188 gene encoding coiled-coil domain-containing protein 188, whose amino-acid sequence MEGPKTLGPCGHSHPQCPQPSASSSHGGCLDPPCQGFVRWPCLVPLSSTHSIESARPFPPPGAGSGGPRVGAEVPGNFIASEEGEMQRQRPRDPAGARQGQVETRLGWGWPLHSGREQGAPRQGGSPSSGPRPCPCPPLPTGSGTPASPRAAPSPLQSMPLDPAEQSFLQLEQENQNLKRQNQDLREQLGALLGPGQQFLPLCPEHSSCTALAWPPEQASARPLEDRAPLQLLRREMCRGEESFVQQSQNELQQIRLSFERKKMAITEVWDGVAEVHMALNNQATGLLNLKKDIRGVLDQMEDIQLEILGERAQCRTQARKEQQMACIAKARPQLGCSEGLKGQLWLLALRLLLGALLACTAAYVYVVDPAPFEGLVPPLLSRAAVWKLRALLGPFLRLEVDDFLPF is encoded by the exons ATGGAGGGGCCCAAAACCTTGGGCCCCTGTggccactcccacccccagtgccCCCAGCCGTCAGCTTCGAGCAGCCACGGAGGATGCCTGGATCCACCCTGCCAGGGGTTTGTAAGGTGGCCCTGCCTGGTGCCTCTCAGTTCCACTCACTCCATAGAGTCGGCCAGGCCTTTCCCACCTCCGGGGGCAGGGAGCGGGGGGCCCAGGGTCGGGGCTGAGGTACCTGGGAACTTTATTGCAAGCGAGGAGGGCGAGATGCAGcgacagagacccagagacccaGCGGGGGCGAGACAAGGACAAGTGGAGacaaggctggggtggggctggcccCTGCACTCGGGACGAGAGCAAGGGGCACCCAGGCAGGGGGGGTCCCCCAGCTCGGGGCCCAGACCCTGCCCGTGCCCGCCCCTGCCGACGGGGTCAGGAACCCCAGCCTCACCCagggcagccccctccccgctccaGAGCATGCCCCTGGATCCTGCAGAGCAGTCCTTCCTCCAGCTGGAGCAGGAAAACCAGAATCTG aaAAGACAGAACCAGGATCTGCGGGAGCAGCTGGGGGCCCTCCTGGGGCCAGGGCAGCAGTTCCTGCCCCTGTGCCCGGAGCACTCGAGCTGCACGGCCCTGGCCTGG CCCCCCGAGCAGGCCAGTGCCCGGCCCCTGGAGGACAGGGCGCCCTTGCAGCTGCTGCGGCGAGAGATGTGCCGGGGCGAGGAGTCCTTCGTGCAGCAGTCTCAG AACGAGCTGCAGCAGATCCGACTGTCCTTTGAGAGGAAGAAGATGGCCATTACCGAG gtgTGGGACGGCGTGGCCGAGGTACACATGGCCCTGAACAACCAGGCTACTGGGCTCTTG AACCTCAAGAAGGACATCCGGGGAGTACTAGACCAGATGGAGGACATTCAGCTGGAGATTCTGGG GGAGCGTGCCCAGTGCCGCACCCAGGCCAGGAAGGAACAGCAGATGGCATGCATAGCA aaGGCAAGGCCGCAGCTGGGATGTTCCGAGGGCCTCAAAGGCCAGCTCTG GCTGCTGGCCCTGAGGCTGCTGCTGGGCGCCCTGCTGGCCTGCACCGCTGCCTACGTGTACGTGGTGGACCCCGCGCCCTTCGAGGGGCTGGTGCCCCCCCTGCTGAGCCGCGCCGCTGTCTGGAAGCTCCGGGCCCTGCTGGGCCCGTTCCTGCGCCTGGAGGTGGACGACTTCCTGCCCTTCTAG